One region of Chryseobacterium sp. SORGH_AS_0447 genomic DNA includes:
- a CDS encoding MaoC family dehydratase gives MVIINNFDEYKQLEGQMVGTSSWHVIDQEQINRFADATLDHQWIHVDEKRAEQEGPYHSTIAHGYLTLSLIPYLWKQIAEVRNVKMEINYGIENFRFGVPVMVNDKVCLQATIKSVNNLRGTVKVIVEAKLLIQDQSKPAYTGDVIFLYHF, from the coding sequence ATGGTTATTATCAATAATTTTGATGAATATAAACAGCTGGAAGGGCAGATGGTCGGAACCTCTTCATGGCACGTTATCGATCAGGAGCAGATCAACCGATTTGCCGATGCTACCCTCGATCACCAGTGGATTCATGTAGATGAAAAAAGAGCGGAACAGGAAGGGCCTTATCATTCTACCATCGCGCACGGCTATTTAACGCTGTCTCTGATTCCTTACCTGTGGAAGCAGATTGCCGAAGTAAGAAATGTAAAAATGGAAATCAATTACGGAATTGAAAACTTCAGGTTTGGTGTTCCGGTAATGGTAAATGATAAAGTCTGCTTACAGGCCACCATAAAATCCGTTAATAATCTCAGAGGAACTGTCAAAGTAATTGTTGAAGCCAAACTTCTGATACAGGATCAGTCTAAGCCGGCTTATACGGGTGACGTCATTTTTCTCTATCATTTCTAA
- a CDS encoding calcium:proton antiporter, translated as MNEKKYIRLWTVLVPVSAWLFYSGSAVFSSGYYSAILAILLLGSVLAAVYHSEVIAERLGEPFGTLLLAFAITVIEVGLVISIMMGAKGLETITLARDTVFAAVMLILTGIVGSCIIIGSLRYREQVFTLQGVSTALITLTAVVVFVLILPNFTVSHSGGEYTSFQLLFIALISLSLYLGFTMVQTIRHRSFFISPQNKLLADEQPQEHTGKTSAGQMYLSIFMLVLCLGIVVLLAKLLSKDVEHIVLAAGAPKSIVGVIIAGIVLLPEGLAAFRAARNDQIQTSLNLAFGSALASIGLSIPAIAIISVITGIRMTLGIDVKSTILLGLSLFIITVSLATGKTNIMQGVVLIGIFLIYLFITIVP; from the coding sequence ATGAATGAAAAAAAATATATACGGCTGTGGACGGTATTAGTTCCGGTATCGGCCTGGCTCTTTTATTCGGGAAGTGCTGTCTTTTCATCAGGTTATTATTCCGCTATTCTTGCGATACTGCTTCTGGGAAGCGTTCTGGCTGCTGTTTATCACTCGGAAGTTATTGCCGAGCGATTGGGCGAACCGTTCGGGACTCTGCTTCTGGCATTTGCCATTACGGTAATAGAAGTCGGGCTTGTGATTTCAATCATGATGGGAGCAAAAGGTCTTGAAACCATTACCCTCGCCCGCGATACGGTTTTTGCCGCTGTAATGCTTATCCTTACCGGGATTGTCGGAAGCTGCATCATCATCGGATCGCTGCGTTACAGGGAGCAGGTTTTTACTCTGCAGGGCGTAAGTACCGCTTTGATCACTCTTACCGCAGTGGTGGTTTTTGTTCTTATTCTTCCCAATTTTACGGTAAGCCACAGCGGAGGCGAATACACTTCGTTTCAGCTGCTTTTTATCGCCCTGATTTCTTTATCGCTTTATCTGGGTTTCACAATGGTTCAGACGATCAGGCACCGCAGTTTTTTTATCTCCCCACAAAATAAGCTTTTAGCGGATGAACAGCCGCAGGAGCATACCGGAAAAACTTCAGCCGGACAGATGTATCTCAGTATTTTCATGCTGGTTCTATGTCTGGGTATTGTCGTATTACTGGCCAAACTGCTTTCAAAAGATGTGGAACATATAGTCCTCGCAGCAGGAGCTCCGAAATCGATCGTCGGGGTTATCATTGCAGGGATTGTTCTTCTTCCTGAAGGCCTGGCTGCTTTCAGGGCGGCCAGAAACGATCAGATCCAGACCTCACTAAATCTTGCTTTCGGCTCAGCGCTGGCAAGTATCGGACTGAGTATTCCCGCTATTGCCATTATATCCGTGATTACCGGGATAAGGATGACCTTGGGAATCGATGTGAAGTCTACCATCCTTTTGGGGCTTTCGCTTTTCATCATTACGGTGTCTCTTGCGACAGGTAAAACGAATATTATGCAGGGAGTCGTGCTTATAGGAATATTCTTAATTTATCTTTTTATTACCATCGTACCATAA
- a CDS encoding GNAT family N-acetyltransferase — translation MITTAIFTERLRLKILTGNDHLFILELVNTPGWLQFIGDRNIKTEEQSKAYIQKVTESPQIHYWTVTPAQENRAIGIITLVKREYLEHFDIGFAFLPDFEGKGYAAEATRAVMYSVPEISKDDKILAITTEENSRSVKLLEKLKFCFESVIEAGGKTLWQYALSKDHLLIGKSVHDFYRIFSNTIQQPEFDRIYELCSPFASIIKKSGDSAEIYDLKSFIGPRKKNLTDGTLTEFSEWETAEETRVVGNIAQRYSTYRKKGMLQGKYFEASGHKMFQLMKENGSWKIVHVIWEDEG, via the coding sequence ATGATCACAACGGCTATTTTTACGGAAAGGCTTCGGCTGAAAATACTTACGGGTAATGACCATTTATTTATTCTCGAACTTGTTAATACACCCGGCTGGCTCCAGTTTATCGGAGACCGGAATATCAAAACGGAGGAACAGTCGAAGGCCTACATTCAGAAGGTTACCGAAAGTCCTCAGATCCATTACTGGACGGTTACTCCCGCACAGGAGAACAGGGCAATCGGCATTATCACTTTGGTAAAAAGGGAATATCTGGAACATTTCGACATCGGTTTTGCTTTTTTGCCGGATTTTGAAGGGAAAGGTTATGCCGCTGAAGCAACCCGGGCCGTGATGTACTCGGTTCCGGAAATTTCGAAGGATGATAAGATCCTGGCGATTACCACTGAAGAAAATAGTCGGTCTGTAAAGCTGTTGGAAAAACTGAAGTTCTGCTTCGAAAGTGTAATAGAGGCAGGTGGTAAAACCTTATGGCAATATGCTCTGAGCAAGGATCATCTGCTGATCGGAAAATCTGTCCATGACTTTTACCGGATATTTTCAAATACTATTCAACAGCCGGAATTTGACCGGATCTATGAGCTCTGTTCACCATTCGCAAGCATTATCAAAAAGTCCGGTGACAGTGCGGAAATCTATGACCTGAAATCATTTATCGGTCCAAGGAAAAAGAATTTAACCGACGGGACGTTAACGGAATTCAGCGAATGGGAAACTGCCGAAGAAACGAGGGTAGTGGGCAATATCGCCCAGCGCTATTCAACATACCGGAAAAAAGGGATGCTTCAAGGGAAATACTTTGAGGCGTCCGGCCATAAAATGTTTCAGCTGATGAAAGAAAACGGAAGCTGGAAAATCGTGCATGTGATCTGGGAAGATGAAGGGTAG